Proteins co-encoded in one Capnocytophaga ochracea DSM 7271 genomic window:
- a CDS encoding class I SAM-dependent methyltransferase — translation MMKLFNRVYIPMVQWALGLYKPSEAPRKILDIGVGNGKSTVLLTEYFPHSEVWGIEISKIAIKEAKKLHTKAIFQLEDIQHNSFGDKTFDLITAFQTHFHWQDLKEAFWEVKRILSDKGIFLIACEYAKISYYLPKLKRTEDFSQFLNSVGLSLIQEERMQGWVFYKLITTEYK, via the coding sequence ATGATGAAACTTTTTAATCGTGTTTATATACCAATGGTACAATGGGCATTAGGACTTTATAAACCGTCAGAAGCTCCCCGAAAAATATTAGATATAGGAGTAGGAAATGGCAAATCAACTGTCCTGCTCACTGAATATTTTCCTCATAGTGAAGTTTGGGGAATTGAAATATCCAAAATCGCTATTAAGGAAGCAAAGAAGCTTCATACAAAGGCTATCTTTCAGTTAGAGGACATTCAGCATAACTCATTTGGTGATAAAACTTTTGATTTGATAACTGCTTTTCAAACACACTTCCATTGGCAAGACCTCAAAGAGGCTTTTTGGGAAGTCAAACGCATACTCTCAGACAAAGGTATTTTTCTCATTGCTTGTGAATATGCAAAGATTAGTTATTACCTTCCTAAGCTAAAAAGGACAGAAGATTTTAGTCAATTTTTAAACTCAGTAGGACTATCCTTAATACAAGAAGAAAGAATGCAAGGTTGGGTGTTTTACAAGTTAATAACAACTGAATATAAGTAA
- the corA gene encoding magnesium/cobalt transporter CorA produces the protein MSKNIVSTTKRKRKANRSKKVGLPAGSLVYFGNKEKPLNIEVFAYNEHSCEVKKVSSAEEALKFIIDSRITWVNVNGLNNIEEVKKLGAYTHLDNLFLEDVLDTEHRPKVEILDEHILVIIKMLYYGKDKQLISEHLALLLGKNYLITFQESEDEDVFDPVRKRLQNADSSLRKRPADYLLFGLLDAIVDNYFVILDKVSDKIETIEDDIIIHPREDMISEIQLLRKSAIFLQKSITPSREVVNKIEKTPHHLIDTDTKHYFRDLHDHTVQIVETLSTYRDILWGLTDTYMGAMSNKMNNIMRLLTLISTIFIPLTFIVGVYGMNFKYMPELEVWWAYPLVWLVMIGISVTMIFYFKRKKWL, from the coding sequence ATGAGTAAAAATATAGTCTCTACTACCAAGAGGAAACGCAAGGCAAATCGCTCCAAAAAGGTAGGTTTGCCTGCCGGTAGTCTGGTGTATTTCGGTAATAAAGAGAAGCCTCTCAATATAGAAGTCTTTGCCTATAACGAGCATTCTTGTGAGGTAAAGAAAGTCTCTTCGGCTGAGGAAGCCCTTAAATTTATAATCGATAGCCGTATCACGTGGGTGAATGTAAACGGCTTAAACAATATCGAGGAAGTAAAAAAGTTAGGTGCTTATACTCATTTAGATAACCTATTTTTGGAAGACGTACTCGATACCGAACACCGACCTAAAGTAGAAATCCTCGATGAACATATTCTCGTGATCATTAAAATGCTGTACTACGGCAAAGATAAGCAACTCATTTCAGAGCACTTAGCATTATTATTGGGCAAAAATTACCTCATCACTTTTCAAGAAAGTGAAGACGAAGACGTGTTTGACCCCGTACGCAAACGTTTGCAAAACGCCGATAGCAGTCTGCGCAAACGCCCCGCTGACTATTTGCTATTCGGACTCTTAGATGCTATTGTAGACAACTATTTTGTGATTTTGGATAAAGTAAGCGATAAGATTGAGACCATTGAAGATGATATTATTATTCACCCTCGTGAAGATATGATTTCCGAAATCCAGTTGCTGAGAAAGAGTGCTATCTTTTTACAGAAATCAATTACGCCCTCGCGTGAGGTAGTAAACAAGATAGAGAAAACCCCTCATCATCTTATCGACACCGATACTAAGCATTATTTCCGTGACCTCCACGACCACACGGTGCAAATTGTCGAAACACTCAGCACTTACCGCGATATCCTTTGGGGACTTACAGATACTTATATGGGGGCAATGAGTAACAAGATGAACAACATTATGCGCTTGCTCACCCTTATTTCTACTATCTTTATTCCGCTCACTTTTATTGTGGGGGTATACGGTATGAATTTCAAGTATATGCCTGAATTAGAAGTATGGTGGGCATATCCGTTAGTATGGTTGGTGATGATAGGTATTTCAGTAACAATGATTTTCTACTTCAAACGCAAAAAATGGCTTTGA